From the Candidatus Delongbacteria bacterium genome, one window contains:
- a CDS encoding right-handed parallel beta-helix repeat-containing protein, with the protein MHTPRNFWLAALGALLAQALTAGATNISGTIAANTTLDLAGSPWHVTAAVTVNPGVTLTINAGVSVIFDGNFSMVFNGALQSNGTAGSRVTIAGPASTPGQWQALRFLGATPSTLQYTDISGGGSSASYGAVQASGSTVNLQQCTIQQSATDGLLLASGAAVNAQNLSVLSCNRPVHLSTGDVALDLTGTVSLASNTLPQIYCSFSSLTANLTLDAADVAYHFPNSVTVPATRSLVLNPGVALKLGGSRSIVVDGSFQSNGTALNPNLITSITDDNLFGDSNGDGSATSPAAGNWASIQFNDGSLDASCVLAHTTVRFGNSALYLVNAGPTISFCTLSNSHYPVHMTGTSAPTIANCSFAVATNTPIYMSLSANPVMTANDFSTSNNGYDAIGIIGETLAADGHLPQRSFSSVPNVTYLCYGNVTVPAGRTLTIDAGVVVKFNSYYNGLTVNGTLLVNGSPAEPVTITSAKDDLFGNPADTNNDGSITAPDDADWRGVFIQDGTANLSWTNLRYAGGSWHIYYDGYYRSAALMLHNSAGTLSHLDFYTNGAHGLLVSGNSAPGVDACSFANHDRTPICMSVASNPSFSNIVFGNNTNTALGLMGEGLGTSSTVSPRALAGYANITYLLEEDLTVESGTQLSFDPGVVLKFLSASVDIHVAGGLDAVGTLTEPVVFTSLKDDNAGQPGDTNNNGNGDNPTAADWGSLNFLPSADDVNCLLERCQILYGGSYADGAVRCEASGPSIQHCLFSACYYGVSARGNSTPLVDDCTIQNCTSTPIYMSVTSDPVLDFNNVFSNNGYFALGIISEPLSQVAVLEQRDVAGVVNFTYLFLNTFTIDVGGSLILEEGVTAKFLTYGGIVVHGILNSIGSAGNPVVLTSVRDDAVGGDTNGDGSATSPAVGNWGILRYDEDSDSENSLLEHTIIRFGCNTGYWRGQITLNTASPVIRNCEITNVHWGLELRGDSRPEFHDNTLVNVTRTPVYLSVLANPVFADNQLFNTGVAAIELVPETISVDKQILPRDFGGYTNISYHLAGNLIVNTTTHLDIAPGVVLKSLGGTLTVNGSLGIEGAILTSLRDDSVGNPLDTENDGNASTPAAGNWSGIDFQDIAADGACLLEDVVVNYASEAVECVSAAPTLTNCVFEHNTYGLFLNGNSPAVLHNLLIDHSTTATVKQSLVTDADYLDTTFGPDNRYNGVYIKGETLAQNITMRRESAANLENLVYILGENLAVGSSSIMSIEPGVVLKSISGRSIIVYKGLQAAGGADPDQQIVFTYIEDDFYGGDTNTDGNATAPVTGESSFTLYFYNESWDALCSLEHCVFAWGGSGSTRGMVEIQTASPTLSHCVFRDGNTGVSCTGSSAPVFSDCDFYRNAQRGLVNSNPALPINAEDCWWGDASGPLDASDDTGSGGLYNPLGAGDAVSNYVDYQPWAGSLLHPVLGDVSLNGEVQAFDASLILAWLADPVANPLDAAQLALADVTAAGGVNAVDAHYILQWVVGAETTFPGELNDYPGEPFDPASELSASVAAGGAGEWWVSFRLEGENQLRGFQLEAAFPPNSLEVLDVQTDGATPFATTWRVTDGLLRVALAAQTAPLPGGLELRVRVGGVDPPALVARRFVVNDQPFELESTALVATLPAQFRLHPAAPNPFNPTTHLRLDLPQAERVRVRVHNIAGQLVREIYQGVLPAGSHALRWDGDTAAGTGAASGVYLLTVDGARHRAVQRITLLK; encoded by the coding sequence ATGCACACACCGCGCAATTTTTGGCTGGCAGCCCTGGGCGCGCTGCTGGCGCAGGCCCTGACGGCGGGCGCCACGAACATCTCCGGCACCATCGCCGCCAACACCACCCTGGACCTGGCGGGCTCGCCCTGGCACGTCACGGCCGCCGTCACGGTCAATCCCGGCGTCACCCTCACCATCAACGCGGGGGTGAGCGTGATCTTCGACGGCAACTTTTCCATGGTCTTCAACGGCGCCCTGCAGTCGAACGGCACAGCCGGCTCGCGGGTGACCATCGCCGGGCCCGCCAGCACGCCCGGCCAGTGGCAGGCCCTGCGCTTCCTGGGGGCGACGCCCTCCACCCTGCAATACACGGACATCTCCGGGGGCGGCTCCTCGGCCTCCTACGGCGCCGTCCAGGCCAGCGGGTCCACCGTCAACCTGCAGCAGTGCACGATCCAGCAGAGCGCCACGGACGGCCTGCTGCTCGCCAGCGGCGCGGCGGTCAACGCCCAGAACCTGAGCGTGCTCTCCTGCAACCGGCCCGTGCACTTGTCCACGGGCGACGTCGCGCTGGATCTGACGGGCACGGTCAGCCTGGCCTCCAACACCCTGCCGCAGATCTACTGCTCCTTCAGCAGCCTGACGGCCAACCTGACCCTGGATGCGGCGGACGTGGCCTACCACTTTCCCAATTCGGTCACGGTGCCCGCCACGCGCAGCCTGGTGCTGAACCCGGGCGTGGCCCTCAAGCTGGGCGGCTCGCGCAGCATCGTCGTCGACGGCAGTTTCCAATCCAACGGCACGGCGCTGAATCCCAACCTGATCACCAGCATCACCGACGACAACCTCTTCGGCGATTCCAACGGCGACGGCTCCGCCACCAGCCCGGCGGCGGGCAACTGGGCGTCGATCCAGTTCAACGACGGCTCGCTGGACGCCTCCTGCGTCCTGGCGCACACGACGGTGCGCTTCGGCAACAGCGCGCTCTACCTGGTCAACGCGGGTCCGACCATCAGCTTCTGCACGCTGAGCAACTCGCACTACCCCGTCCACATGACGGGAACCTCGGCGCCCACCATCGCCAACTGCAGTTTCGCCGTGGCCACCAACACGCCCATCTACATGAGCCTCTCGGCCAACCCGGTGATGACGGCCAACGATTTCTCCACCTCCAACAACGGCTACGACGCCATCGGCATCATCGGTGAGACACTGGCCGCGGACGGCCACCTGCCGCAGCGCAGTTTCAGCAGCGTGCCCAACGTGACCTACTTGTGCTACGGCAACGTGACCGTGCCCGCGGGGCGCACCCTGACCATCGACGCGGGCGTCGTGGTGAAGTTCAACAGCTACTACAACGGCCTGACCGTCAACGGCACCCTGCTGGTCAACGGCAGCCCGGCCGAGCCGGTGACCATCACCTCCGCCAAGGACGACCTCTTCGGCAACCCGGCGGACACCAACAACGACGGCAGCATCACGGCGCCGGACGACGCGGACTGGCGCGGCGTCTTCATCCAGGACGGCACGGCCAACCTGAGCTGGACCAACCTGCGCTACGCGGGCGGTTCCTGGCACATCTACTACGACGGCTACTACCGCTCCGCCGCGCTGATGCTGCACAACTCCGCCGGCACGCTCAGCCACCTGGACTTCTACACCAACGGCGCCCACGGCCTGCTGGTGTCCGGCAATTCGGCGCCGGGCGTGGACGCCTGCTCCTTCGCCAACCACGACCGCACGCCCATCTGCATGTCCGTGGCCTCGAACCCGAGCTTCTCGAACATCGTCTTCGGCAACAACACCAACACGGCCCTGGGCCTGATGGGCGAAGGTCTGGGCACCAGCAGCACCGTCAGCCCGCGCGCCCTGGCCGGCTACGCCAACATCACCTATCTGCTGGAAGAGGATTTGACAGTGGAGTCCGGCACCCAGCTCAGTTTCGATCCCGGCGTGGTGTTGAAGTTCCTCTCGGCCAGCGTGGACATCCACGTGGCGGGCGGCCTGGACGCCGTCGGCACGCTGACGGAGCCCGTCGTCTTCACCTCGCTCAAGGACGACAACGCCGGTCAGCCGGGGGACACCAACAACAACGGCAACGGCGACAACCCGACGGCCGCGGACTGGGGCAGCCTGAACTTCCTGCCCAGCGCCGACGACGTGAACTGCCTGCTGGAGCGCTGCCAGATCCTCTACGGCGGCTCTTATGCCGACGGCGCCGTGCGCTGCGAGGCCAGCGGGCCTTCCATCCAGCACTGCCTGTTCTCGGCCTGCTACTACGGGGTCTCGGCGCGCGGCAACTCCACGCCCCTGGTGGACGACTGCACGATCCAGAACTGCACGTCCACGCCCATCTACATGAGCGTGACTTCCGACCCCGTCCTGGACTTCAACAACGTCTTCAGCAACAACGGCTACTTCGCCCTGGGCATCATCAGCGAGCCGCTCAGCCAGGTGGCCGTGCTGGAGCAGCGCGACGTGGCCGGCGTGGTGAACTTCACCTACCTCTTCCTCAACACCTTCACCATCGACGTGGGCGGCAGCCTGATCCTGGAGGAGGGCGTGACCGCCAAGTTCCTCACCTACGGCGGCATCGTCGTCCACGGCATCCTCAACTCCATCGGCAGCGCGGGCAATCCCGTCGTGCTGACCAGCGTGCGCGACGACGCCGTGGGCGGCGACACCAACGGCGACGGCTCGGCCACCAGCCCGGCCGTGGGCAACTGGGGCATCCTGCGCTACGACGAGGACAGCGACAGCGAGAACAGCCTGCTCGAGCACACGATCATCCGCTTCGGCTGCAACACCGGCTACTGGCGCGGCCAGATCACGCTGAACACGGCCAGCCCGGTCATCCGCAACTGCGAGATCACCAATGTCCACTGGGGCCTGGAGCTGCGCGGAGACTCCCGGCCGGAGTTCCACGACAACACCTTGGTCAACGTGACCCGCACGCCCGTCTATCTCTCGGTGCTGGCCAACCCCGTCTTCGCGGACAACCAGCTCTTCAACACGGGCGTCGCGGCCATCGAGCTGGTGCCCGAGACCATCAGCGTGGACAAGCAGATCCTGCCGCGGGACTTCGGCGGCTACACGAACATCAGCTATCACCTGGCCGGCAACCTCATCGTGAACACCACCACGCACCTCGACATCGCGCCCGGGGTGGTGCTGAAGTCGCTGGGCGGCACGCTCACGGTCAACGGTTCGCTGGGCATCGAGGGCGCGATCCTGACCAGTCTGCGCGACGACAGCGTGGGCAATCCGCTGGACACGGAGAACGACGGCAACGCCAGCACGCCGGCGGCGGGCAATTGGAGTGGAATCGATTTCCAGGACATCGCGGCGGACGGGGCCTGCCTGCTGGAGGACGTCGTCGTGAACTACGCCAGCGAGGCCGTCGAGTGCGTCAGCGCCGCCCCCACGCTGACGAACTGCGTCTTCGAGCACAACACCTACGGCCTCTTCCTCAACGGGAATTCGCCCGCCGTCCTGCACAACCTGCTCATCGACCACTCCACGACGGCGACGGTCAAGCAGTCGCTGGTGACGGACGCCGACTACCTAGACACGACCTTCGGGCCGGACAACCGCTACAACGGCGTCTACATCAAGGGCGAGACCCTGGCGCAGAACATCACCATGCGCCGCGAGAGCGCGGCCAACCTGGAGAACCTGGTCTACATCCTGGGCGAGAACCTGGCCGTGGGCTCCAGCTCGATCATGAGCATCGAGCCCGGCGTGGTGCTGAAGTCGATCTCCGGGCGCAGCATCATCGTCTACAAGGGCCTGCAGGCCGCGGGCGGAGCGGACCCCGACCAGCAGATCGTCTTCACCTACATCGAGGACGACTTCTACGGCGGCGACACCAACACGGACGGCAACGCCACGGCGCCCGTGACCGGCGAGTCGAGCTTCACCCTGTACTTCTACAACGAGAGCTGGGACGCGCTCTGCAGCCTGGAACACTGCGTCTTCGCCTGGGGCGGCAGCGGCAGCACGCGCGGCATGGTGGAGATCCAAACGGCCAGCCCGACCCTCAGCCACTGCGTGTTCCGCGACGGCAACACGGGCGTCTCGTGCACGGGCAGCTCGGCGCCCGTCTTCAGCGACTGCGACTTCTACCGCAACGCCCAGCGCGGCCTGGTCAACAGCAATCCGGCGCTCCCCATCAACGCCGAGGACTGCTGGTGGGGCGACGCGAGCGGCCCGCTGGACGCCAGCGACGACACGGGCTCCGGCGGCCTCTACAATCCCCTGGGCGCGGGCGACGCCGTCAGCAACTACGTCGACTACCAGCCCTGGGCGGGCTCCCTGCTGCACCCCGTGCTGGGCGACGTGAGCCTGAACGGCGAGGTGCAGGCCTTCGACGCCTCGCTGATCCTGGCCTGGCTGGCGGATCCCGTGGCCAATCCGCTGGACGCCGCTCAATTGGCTCTGGCGGACGTGACCGCCGCGGGCGGCGTGAACGCCGTGGACGCCCACTACATCCTGCAGTGGGTGGTGGGCGCGGAGACCACCTTCCCCGGCGAGTTGAACGACTATCCGGGCGAGCCCTTCGATCCGGCGAGCGAACTCAGCGCCTCCGTCGCCGCCGGCGGCGCGGGCGAATGGTGGGTGAGCTTCCGGCTTGAGGGCGAGAACCAGCTGCGCGGGTTCCAGCTGGAGGCGGCCTTCCCGCCGAACTCGCTGGAGGTGCTGGACGTGCAAACTGACGGCGCCACGCCCTTCGCCACCACTTGGCGCGTCACGGACGGTCTGCTGCGAGTGGCGCTGGCCGCGCAGACCGCGCCGCTCCCGGGCGGTCTGGAGCTGCGCGTGCGGGTGGGTGGAGTCGATCCGCCGGCCCTGGTCGCGCGCCGCTTCGTGGTCAACGACCAGCCCTTCGAGCTGGAGTCGACGGCGCTGGTCGCGACCCTGCCCGCGCAGTTCCGGCTGCATCCCGCGGCGCCCAATCCCTTCAATCCAACCACGCACCTGCGGCTGGACCTGCCCCAGGCCGAGCGCGTCCGCGTGCGGGTCCATAACATCGCCGGACAGCTGGTGCGGGAGATCTACCAGGGCGTGTTGCCGGCCGGCAGCCATGCGCTGCGCTGGGACGGCGACACGGCCGCCGGCACGGGCGCGGCCAGTGGCGTGTATCTGCTGACGGTGGACGGCGCGCGCCATCGGGCCGTGCAACGCATCACCCTGCTGAAGTAA
- a CDS encoding Ig-like domain-containing protein gives MKPILLLTLLPVLLGLVPAARGASLGTVSQTVTAPNGTVLEIPLEASFGAPEQIHALTVELDFPTNWLVTGLNTAGTLLADWGAELAWEAEGDGIQLAAASASPMTGTGTLALIQVQIQGSGTLAIPFARLNEGDPVPVLSQGTFTHIVPQVIPVSPATAASLLPGETVQYTAGGAPTPPLTWSVADPLSGQVSAGGLFTALSQGANRVQVADGGGRVGTGPEILIHTFHLQAQALSGQAGQTRPLVLVLQNPTGAAFSSAEFSLNLGSARLTAVTLELTEGLLADWDVQFTQTGNLVQFAAAAPGGAAVTGAGQLLVLQVASSVGAAFNSTLTLSDIHLDEDWLTRTSTVQAQFSATSSFTLSPATASILRGQTQQVTIQGTPNGSVEWTSTDPAVASVSATGQVTALSGGDTRIIALDPLGVGDTTGVYHVHDLSVAPASQGAPAGSTLLVPLNTGALGEFAVTAWQFRLSYPTTWLQFDGLETAGSLSAAWTEVSWDETSGVVQAAAAGPALAGAGSQLVFLRFLVDAAAPNGQTAQLQLPAFTYNEGLPSVQRGSGTLTFGALPPTCQLDVAALDFGAVLPGTIVTRSFSITNVGGGTLSGTVSAGCPPFTITAGATYSLTPGQSQQVELQFQSPAAGTFGCLLDTGGSCADLPLSAAAVGVTPLTGPESACGLVEVLGHLPGSNTGFVPDWEAGAVGLQLEHLGAGTLSASIWIGDELEWSGQIQGPSWSAASAPGFSLSDWTTQDLQLHLEVSDGSSTWNAAGADCIWELGFLAVEPLRPGVFRLYDAVPNPFNPSTTLSWELPAAAEARLELFDLQGRLVRVLAAGPQAAGPHSLRLNADELASGVYLLRLSGPDLLETKRLLLLK, from the coding sequence ATGAAGCCCATCCTCCTCCTCACTCTGCTTCCCGTGCTGCTGGGCCTGGTCCCGGCCGCGCGGGGAGCCAGCCTGGGCACCGTGTCCCAAACCGTGACGGCGCCCAATGGAACCGTGCTGGAGATTCCCCTTGAGGCCTCGTTCGGCGCGCCGGAGCAGATCCACGCGCTGACGGTGGAGCTGGACTTCCCCACCAACTGGCTGGTGACGGGTCTGAACACCGCCGGCACCCTGCTGGCGGACTGGGGCGCCGAACTGGCCTGGGAGGCGGAGGGCGACGGCATCCAGCTGGCCGCCGCCAGCGCGTCGCCCATGACAGGCACAGGCACGCTGGCCTTGATCCAGGTGCAGATCCAGGGTTCGGGCACGCTGGCGATTCCCTTCGCGCGGCTGAATGAGGGGGATCCCGTTCCCGTGCTCAGCCAGGGCACCTTCACGCACATCGTGCCGCAAGTCATCCCCGTCTCGCCGGCGACGGCGGCCAGCCTGCTGCCGGGCGAGACCGTCCAGTACACGGCCGGTGGCGCGCCCACGCCACCCTTGACCTGGAGCGTGGCGGATCCGCTCTCCGGCCAGGTGAGCGCGGGCGGCCTCTTCACCGCCTTGTCCCAGGGCGCCAACCGCGTCCAGGTGGCGGATGGCGGCGGGCGCGTCGGCACGGGTCCGGAGATCCTGATCCACACCTTCCACCTGCAGGCGCAGGCACTGAGCGGGCAGGCGGGGCAGACCCGCCCCCTGGTCCTGGTGTTGCAGAACCCCACCGGGGCGGCCTTTTCCAGCGCGGAGTTCTCGCTGAACCTGGGCAGCGCGCGCTTGACGGCCGTGACGCTGGAGCTGACGGAGGGCCTGCTCGCGGACTGGGACGTCCAGTTCACCCAGACGGGGAATCTGGTCCAGTTCGCGGCCGCGGCTCCGGGCGGCGCCGCGGTCACCGGCGCGGGCCAGCTGCTGGTTCTGCAGGTCGCCAGCAGCGTGGGCGCAGCCTTCAACAGCACGCTGACGCTGAGCGACATCCACCTGGACGAGGACTGGCTGACCCGCACGTCCACCGTGCAGGCCCAGTTCAGCGCCACTTCGAGTTTCACCCTGAGCCCGGCGACGGCCAGCATCCTGCGCGGCCAGACCCAGCAGGTGACGATCCAGGGCACGCCCAACGGCAGCGTCGAGTGGACCAGCACGGACCCGGCCGTGGCCAGCGTGAGCGCGACGGGACAGGTCACGGCGCTCTCCGGCGGTGACACGCGCATCATCGCGCTGGATCCGCTGGGCGTCGGCGACACCACCGGCGTCTACCACGTCCACGATCTGAGCGTGGCGCCGGCCAGCCAAGGAGCGCCGGCGGGGAGCACGCTCCTGGTGCCCTTGAACACGGGAGCGCTCGGCGAGTTCGCCGTGACGGCCTGGCAGTTCCGCCTCAGCTATCCCACCACCTGGCTGCAGTTCGACGGCCTGGAGACGGCGGGCTCGCTCAGCGCGGCCTGGACGGAGGTGAGCTGGGACGAGACCAGTGGCGTGGTGCAGGCCGCGGCCGCGGGCCCGGCGCTGGCCGGCGCAGGCAGCCAGCTGGTCTTCCTGCGCTTCCTGGTGGACGCCGCCGCGCCCAACGGGCAGACGGCCCAGCTGCAGCTGCCGGCCTTCACCTACAACGAGGGCCTGCCCAGCGTGCAGCGCGGCAGCGGCACGCTCACCTTCGGGGCGCTGCCGCCCACCTGCCAGCTGGATGTCGCCGCCCTCGACTTCGGGGCTGTCCTGCCCGGCACGATTGTGACACGCAGTTTCAGCATCACCAACGTGGGCGGCGGCACGCTCAGCGGCACCGTCAGCGCGGGCTGTCCCCCGTTCACGATCACAGCCGGCGCGACCTACAGCCTGACGCCCGGGCAGTCCCAGCAGGTGGAGCTGCAGTTCCAGAGCCCGGCGGCCGGCACCTTCGGCTGTCTGCTCGACACGGGCGGCTCCTGCGCGGACCTGCCGCTGAGCGCGGCGGCGGTGGGTGTCACGCCCCTGACCGGCCCGGAGTCGGCCTGCGGACTCGTGGAGGTCCTGGGGCATCTGCCGGGATCGAACACGGGCTTCGTGCCGGACTGGGAGGCCGGCGCCGTCGGCCTGCAGCTTGAGCATCTGGGCGCCGGCACGCTGAGCGCCTCGATCTGGATCGGTGACGAGCTGGAATGGAGCGGTCAGATCCAGGGCCCCAGCTGGTCCGCCGCCAGCGCCCCCGGCTTCAGCTTGAGCGACTGGACCACGCAGGATCTCCAGCTCCATCTGGAGGTGAGCGACGGCAGCAGCACGTGGAACGCCGCCGGCGCGGACTGCATCTGGGAACTGGGTTTCCTGGCCGTGGAACCGCTGCGCCCCGGCGTGTTCCGCCTCTACGACGCCGTGCCCAATCCCTTCAATCCCTCCACGACCCTGAGTTGGGAGCTGCCCGCGGCCGCGGAGGCGCGGCTGGAGTTGTTCGATCTGCAGGGCCGCCTGGTGCGAGTCCTGGCGGCCGGCCCGCAGGCGGCGGGCCCTCATTCGCTGCGCCTGAACGCCGACGAATTGGCCAGCGGCGTCTATCTGCTGCGGCTGAGCGGGCCGGACCTACTGGAGACCAAGCGGCTTCTGCTCTTGAAGTAG
- a CDS encoding TetR/AcrR family transcriptional regulator, with amino-acid sequence MTVDRRARKREQTRQALLESALTLFANRGIYQPSLEEITARADLGKGTFYQYFPSREALIAALVGAGIDALLARLGPPPVGGGTAPGLLLDEHQAFFNERPEVLLLLHQARGWLKLPERRSAIQAEFARYIDGLAAHLGGESAHEDAVGLGGFIAGTLSFERILEIPSQSLRARTMRLCGLATRD; translated from the coding sequence ATGACAGTGGACCGACGGGCGCGCAAGCGCGAGCAGACACGACAGGCCCTGCTGGAGAGCGCCTTGACCCTCTTCGCGAATCGCGGGATCTACCAGCCCTCGTTGGAGGAAATCACCGCACGGGCGGATCTGGGCAAGGGGACATTCTACCAGTACTTCCCATCCCGGGAGGCCTTGATCGCCGCTCTGGTCGGCGCGGGGATCGACGCCCTGCTGGCGCGACTCGGCCCACCTCCAGTAGGGGGTGGGACCGCTCCTGGACTTCTGCTGGACGAGCACCAGGCCTTTTTCAACGAACGTCCGGAGGTCCTCCTCCTGCTCCACCAGGCGCGCGGTTGGCTGAAACTGCCGGAGCGGCGGAGCGCCATCCAGGCGGAGTTCGCCCGCTACATCGATGGCCTGGCGGCGCACTTGGGCGGGGAGTCGGCCCACGAGGACGCGGTGGGCCTGGGGGGCTTCATCGCGGGTACGCTCTCCTTCGAGCGCATCCTGGAGATTCCCTCGCAATCACTGAGGGCGCGAACCATGCGGCTCTGCGGTCTGGCCACGCGGGACTGA
- a CDS encoding NAD/NADP octopine/nopaline dehydrogenase family protein — protein sequence MSHPRPVFCVMGAGHGGLAMAGHLGLMGFDVRLFNRTLARLEAVQVRGGVELGGDELSGFGPVTAVSDQVGDLLEDVDVIMVVVPANAHEFIARQCAPHLRDGQTIVINPGRTFGALAFGQELRSQGCTADVTLAETQTFLYASRVIGPGQARIFRIKNSIPLATVRAHRIPRCLDLVRRAFPQFVPGDNIFKTSFNNIGSVFHPALMLLNAGWVEDPADFEFYYQGTTPSVATVLEELDAERVAVAAALGIQAFSAREWLYLAYDAVGRNLHQAIHANLGYHGILAPHRMEMRYLTEDVPFSLVPMSSIGRQFGVSTPIMDAFITLASSMHGRDYRAEGRTVESLGIAGLSLKQLRLLGIGQDKP from the coding sequence ATGTCCCATCCACGCCCTGTCTTCTGTGTCATGGGAGCTGGCCACGGCGGACTGGCCATGGCCGGCCATCTGGGCCTGATGGGTTTCGACGTCCGTCTCTTCAACCGCACGCTGGCCAGGCTGGAGGCCGTCCAGGTTCGGGGCGGCGTTGAACTGGGCGGCGATGAGTTGAGTGGCTTCGGTCCGGTCACTGCGGTGTCGGACCAGGTGGGAGACTTGCTCGAGGACGTCGACGTGATCATGGTCGTCGTGCCGGCCAACGCCCACGAGTTCATCGCCAGGCAGTGCGCTCCCCATTTGCGGGACGGCCAGACTATCGTGATCAACCCTGGCCGAACCTTCGGCGCGCTGGCATTCGGGCAGGAACTGCGCTCGCAGGGTTGCACAGCGGATGTCACCCTCGCCGAGACGCAGACGTTCCTCTATGCCAGCCGCGTCATTGGCCCGGGGCAGGCGCGGATCTTCCGCATCAAGAACTCCATTCCGCTGGCCACCGTGCGTGCGCACCGCATTCCTCGCTGTCTGGACCTGGTGCGCCGGGCCTTTCCCCAGTTCGTTCCCGGTGACAATATCTTCAAAACGAGCTTCAACAACATCGGTTCGGTCTTCCATCCGGCCCTGATGCTGCTGAACGCGGGCTGGGTCGAAGACCCGGCGGACTTCGAGTTCTATTACCAGGGCACCACGCCCTCCGTCGCCACCGTGCTGGAGGAACTGGATGCGGAGCGAGTCGCCGTCGCCGCCGCGCTGGGCATCCAGGCCTTCAGCGCGCGCGAGTGGCTGTACCTGGCCTACGACGCCGTTGGGCGGAATCTCCACCAGGCCATCCACGCCAACCTCGGCTACCACGGGATCCTGGCTCCCCATCGGATGGAAATGCGCTATCTGACGGAGGATGTCCCGTTCAGCCTGGTTCCCATGAGTTCGATCGGACGCCAGTTCGGCGTGTCCACCCCGATCATGGACGCCTTCATCACCCTGGCCTCCAGCATGCACGGGCGAGATTACCGCGCCGAAGGCCGGACGGTGGAATCACTGGGCATCGCCGGGCTCAGCCTGAAACAGCTGCGCCTGCTGGGAATCGGGCAGGACAAGCCATGA